From one Mycobacterium colombiense CECT 3035 genomic stretch:
- a CDS encoding S1 family peptidase — translation MTIPWLRGLGFLAAVMVAATAGAKSALAAPPPALPSPPPSPGIGVDHESGRCTAGFAAQGSDGSYYLMTSGHCDAHDGSEWTYGNDAPLGRISASEHDGDKRDAAIIRLEPSVGMPMGDVGGRYLVRDVLSRQDIQVGMPFCKIGAVTGETCGAIKGINGDVVEASVFSLDGDSGSPGFVMNPDGTVSAVGLLMSSPDGDDYTTYFMLINPLLGKWGLRVLP, via the coding sequence GTGACCATACCGTGGTTGCGGGGGCTCGGGTTCTTGGCAGCGGTGATGGTGGCCGCGACGGCGGGCGCGAAATCCGCTCTGGCAGCGCCGCCCCCGGCTCTGCCGTCGCCCCCGCCCTCACCGGGAATTGGTGTCGATCACGAATCCGGCAGGTGCACAGCAGGATTCGCGGCGCAGGGCTCCGACGGCAGCTACTACCTGATGACGAGCGGGCACTGCGACGCGCACGACGGCAGCGAATGGACGTACGGCAACGACGCCCCGCTCGGGCGGATCTCAGCGAGCGAGCACGACGGCGATAAGCGCGACGCCGCGATCATCCGGCTGGAGCCCAGTGTCGGCATGCCGATGGGTGACGTCGGCGGCAGATACTTGGTTCGAGATGTGTTGAGCCGCCAGGATATTCAGGTCGGTATGCCGTTCTGCAAAATCGGGGCCGTCACCGGTGAGACGTGCGGCGCCATCAAAGGCATCAATGGCGACGTCGTCGAAGCCAGCGTGTTCAGCCTGGACGGCGACAGCGGCAGCCCCGGCTTCGTGATGAACCCGGACGGCACCGTCAGCGCGGTCGGCCTGCTGATGTCGTCGCCCGACGGGGATGACTACACGACCTACTTCATGCTCATCAACCCGCTGCTGGGCAAGTGGGGGCTGCGGGTGCTTCCGTGA
- a CDS encoding alpha/beta fold hydrolase has product MPTAAEPFTIQGPGGVQIVADRLGDPQARAVVFLHGGGQTRRSWGKAASAVAARGWQAVTVDLRGHGESDWSGDGDYRVVSFAADVQEVLRTLPPQPVLVGASLGGFTSMLLAGELSPGIASAVVLVDIVPNMDQSGANRIHAFMADRVESGFGSLDEVADAIAEYNPHRPRPTDLEGLTTNLRRRGDRWYWHWDPQFISGTAAFPPFEVTDPDRMHAAVEAILRGGVPILLVRGQMSDLVSQERADEFLARFPQVEFTDVRGAGHMVAGDRNDIFADAVLDFLTRHVDAG; this is encoded by the coding sequence GTGCCCACGGCAGCCGAACCGTTTACGATCCAGGGCCCCGGCGGGGTTCAGATCGTCGCTGACCGCCTCGGGGATCCGCAGGCGCGCGCAGTGGTGTTCCTGCACGGCGGCGGACAGACTCGCCGGTCCTGGGGCAAGGCGGCGTCCGCCGTCGCCGCGCGTGGCTGGCAGGCCGTCACCGTCGACCTGCGCGGGCATGGCGAATCGGACTGGTCGGGCGACGGCGATTACCGCGTCGTCAGCTTCGCCGCCGACGTCCAAGAAGTGCTGCGCACGCTGCCCCCGCAACCGGTGTTGGTCGGCGCCTCGCTGGGCGGTTTCACGTCGATGCTGCTCGCCGGGGAGCTGTCCCCGGGCATCGCCAGTGCGGTCGTGTTGGTGGACATCGTGCCGAACATGGACCAGTCCGGCGCCAACCGGATCCACGCCTTCATGGCCGACCGGGTGGAATCGGGCTTCGGTTCACTCGATGAGGTCGCCGACGCCATCGCCGAATACAATCCGCATCGGCCGCGACCGACCGACCTGGAGGGTCTGACCACCAACCTGCGTCGCCGCGGCGACCGCTGGTACTGGCATTGGGATCCGCAATTCATCAGCGGCACTGCGGCTTTCCCGCCGTTTGAGGTCACCGATCCCGACCGGATGCACGCCGCCGTCGAGGCGATCCTGCGCGGCGGGGTCCCCATCCTGCTGGTCCGCGGCCAGATGAGCGACCTGGTCAGCCAGGAGCGCGCCGACGAATTCCTCGCGCGTTTCCCGCAGGTCGAATTCACTGACGTCCGCGGCGCCGGGCACATGGTGGCCGGCGACCGCAACGACATCTTCGCCGACGCCGTGCTGGACTTCCTTACCCGGCACGTCGACGCCGGGTGA
- a CDS encoding amidase: protein MHLDEYMSLDATALAELVERKQVTAAELLALARQRADAVNPRLNAIVSRLDDVADRQAADPNLNGPFAGVPFLLKDLAQEYRGFATSCGSRSLARDVADRHALVTQRFLDAGLVIFGKTNTPEFGAKGVTEPDYWGPARNPWNTGHTPGGSSGGSGAAVAAGIVPAAGANDGGGSIRIPAACNGLVGLKPSRGLAPYGPQTGELMLGMATQGVVSRTVRDSAALLDAIVGPDPAAAYRIALPDKPFGEQIKHRPGSLKIGYSARSAINARPDREAVAAVEKAAALLRELGHQVDEVAPPYDDAALGRDFLTIWFAQLQQQVADIKQRTGARDNDFEADTLAIAELGRSGGVQPVMAALEHRNDYIQSLAAFHESYDFFLTPTLATPPLPVGATTTSPVLQRVARLVSRVRAGKLMGLSGILDDLIQESLGWVPYTQLANLTGRPAISVPLHWTDAGLPLGVQFVGRLGADGDLLQLAAQLEEARPWAHRYPAPVAPN, encoded by the coding sequence ATGCATCTTGACGAGTACATGTCGCTGGATGCGACCGCCCTGGCAGAGCTGGTCGAGCGCAAACAAGTCACCGCGGCCGAGTTGCTCGCGCTGGCGCGGCAACGAGCGGACGCGGTGAATCCGCGGCTGAACGCCATCGTCAGCCGCCTCGACGACGTCGCGGACCGCCAGGCGGCCGACCCGAACCTGAATGGGCCGTTCGCCGGTGTGCCGTTCCTGCTCAAAGACCTCGCTCAGGAATACCGCGGCTTTGCGACGTCGTGCGGGTCCCGCTCGCTGGCCCGCGACGTCGCCGACCGCCACGCCCTGGTCACCCAGCGCTTCCTGGACGCGGGGCTGGTGATCTTCGGCAAGACCAACACCCCGGAGTTCGGGGCCAAGGGAGTGACGGAACCCGACTACTGGGGCCCGGCCCGCAACCCGTGGAACACCGGGCACACGCCCGGAGGCTCGTCGGGCGGATCGGGGGCGGCCGTGGCGGCGGGCATCGTTCCCGCCGCCGGGGCCAACGACGGCGGCGGGTCGATCCGCATCCCCGCCGCCTGCAACGGGCTGGTCGGCCTCAAGCCCAGCCGGGGGCTGGCGCCCTACGGCCCGCAGACCGGTGAACTGATGCTGGGCATGGCGACCCAGGGTGTGGTGTCGCGCACCGTGCGCGACAGTGCGGCACTGCTCGACGCGATCGTCGGCCCCGACCCTGCGGCGGCCTACCGGATCGCGCTGCCCGACAAGCCCTTTGGTGAACAGATCAAGCACCGCCCGGGAAGCCTGAAAATCGGCTACTCGGCACGCTCGGCGATCAATGCGCGGCCGGACCGCGAGGCCGTCGCCGCGGTCGAAAAGGCCGCGGCGCTCCTGCGCGAGTTGGGCCATCAGGTCGACGAAGTCGCACCGCCCTACGACGACGCGGCGCTCGGTCGCGACTTCCTGACCATCTGGTTCGCCCAGCTGCAGCAGCAGGTCGCCGACATCAAACAGCGAACCGGCGCGCGGGACAACGACTTTGAGGCCGACACCCTGGCCATCGCCGAACTCGGGCGGTCCGGCGGCGTGCAACCCGTCATGGCCGCGCTGGAACACCGAAACGACTACATCCAGTCGTTGGCGGCGTTCCACGAGAGCTACGACTTCTTTTTGACGCCGACGCTGGCCACCCCGCCTCTGCCGGTAGGCGCCACGACGACGTCGCCGGTTTTACAACGGGTGGCCCGTCTGGTCAGCAGGGTGCGCGCCGGAAAACTGATGGGGCTCAGCGGAATACTCGATGACCTCATCCAGGAGAGTTTGGGCTGGGTGCCCTACACGCAGCTGGCCAACCTCACCGGCCGTCCGGCGATCAGCGTACCGCTGCACTGGACGGACGCCGGGCTTCCGCTGGGTGTGCAGTTCGTCGGCAGGCTGGGCGCGGATGGCGATCTGCTGCAGTTGGCGGCGCAGCTCGAAGAGGCGCGCCCATGGGCCCACCGGTATCCGGCACCGGTGGCGCCGAATTAG
- a CDS encoding lipoprotein LpqH has protein sequence MKRGIVVGVAGVALVVAASAGCSSNKSSTGSSGSSSSAAAASAGPVLTVDGQNQNISGQVTCTAAGNNINIGIGDPTAGLGAVVSNGNPPLVHSVGLGTVNGVALGFSDAAPSQSGSAGAAVNGKDWAIKGTAVGTDMSNPQQPQQVTKPFELDLTCP, from the coding sequence GTGAAGCGTGGGATCGTGGTCGGCGTAGCCGGCGTGGCCCTGGTGGTCGCGGCCAGCGCCGGATGTTCGAGCAACAAGTCCAGTACCGGTTCGTCGGGCTCGTCGTCGTCAGCGGCGGCCGCGTCGGCGGGCCCGGTGCTCACCGTCGACGGGCAGAACCAAAACATCAGCGGCCAGGTCACCTGCACCGCCGCGGGCAACAACATCAACATCGGCATCGGCGACCCGACCGCGGGCCTGGGGGCCGTGGTGAGCAACGGGAACCCGCCGCTGGTGCACTCGGTCGGGCTGGGCACCGTCAACGGCGTCGCACTCGGCTTCTCCGACGCCGCACCCAGCCAAAGCGGCAGCGCCGGGGCCGCGGTCAACGGCAAGGATTGGGCGATCAAGGGGACCGCGGTCGGCACCGACATGAGCAACCCGCAGCAACCGCAGCAGGTCACCAAGCCATTCGAGTTGGATCTCACCTGCCCGTAG